The Lutibacter profundi region ATAAAGCGTATTATTTAAAAATGGTAGCATATTATGAAAAATCATTTAGCCATAGCGGATCAGGAACCATTAGTTCTCGAATAGATGAAAGTTATGTAAAAAAGTTACTGGGCTATTTTAAAAATAAAGGAGCGAGATAGCTTTATGATTTTAATGAGGAGAAAAATTTAAAAATGAAAAAAAAATTAGTTTATATATTATTTTTAATTGGTTTTATTGGGTTAGCTCAAGAAATTCCTGTTTCTATAGCAACAGATACTACTGCTATTAAAATTGGAGAGCAAATTCAATTAAAAATAACTGTAAATGAAACAAACAATGTAATTTTTCCTAAACTACAACTGGATAGTTTAAGAAAAGTTGAAGTTATAGAATCCTTACCTGTTGATACTTTAAAAAATAGATTAGAAAAAAAGTACCTACTTACAAGTTTTGATAGTGGGCAATATGTTTTGCCAAAACAGCAAGTTATTATTGGGAACAAGAAGTTTTTTACAGATTCACTTTTAATAAATGTTACAACAGTAAAAGTAGATACGCTTAAGCAAAAAATGTTTCCTATAAAATCAATTAAAAAGGAACCAAAAACATTAGATGATTACAAATATTTACTGTGGTGGCTAATACCAATTTTAGTTATTTTAGCGATAGTGTTATATTATATTTTCAGAAAGAAAGAGAAAAAAGAAACACAAAAAATATATGTTACTCCAATAAATGAAGCGTTACAGCGCTTAAAAGAATTAGATGAAAAACAATTATTAGAACAAAATAAAATAAAGGTCTATTATTCTGAACTTACTGATATTGTTAGAACATATCTTGAAAAAGATATGAATATACCAGCTTTAGAATCAACAACAAATGAATTGATTGAAACAATTAATGATTTTAATGAATCGAGCAACTTGGGAATTTCAAAAGAAACAATTAAACAATTGAAAGAAGTTTTACAAAGTGCCGATTTGGTTAAGTTTGCAAAATCAAAACCTGTAATTGACGAAATAAAAAGAGATAGAACTATTGCTGAAAATATTCTTAAAAACACACAAAATGCGGTTCAAATTAAACAGGACGAGCTTGTGGATGATAATGTTCAAGAAATTATTGTTTCACAAAAATCACCGATAAAAAGCAACAATATATTTAAAAAGTATCTTATTGTTTTTATAACTACTATTGTGCTTATTGTAAGTGTTTTAGGGTATTTTGGATATAAATATGTTAAAGGTAAATCTATTGAAAAAACCGCCTCTGAAATGTTAGAGGAGAAATGGTACACTTCTTCTTATGGTTCACCTGAAGTAACTATTGAAACACCTAAAAAACTACAGAAGCAAACGATAGAGATTCCAGAAAATTTAAAATCAATAATTCAAAGCCAAACTACCTATAACTATGGAAGTTTAACAGGCAACATTTATATTGAAGTAACATCAATTAATTTTGTTAATGAATTAGAAAACTTTAGTTATGATACTGGAATTCAAGCAATTTTACAACAGATTTCACAAAAAATAGGAGCTAAATTTACGGGGCTGCATGAAGAAATTAGAGTTAACAATGGGGTAGAAGGAAGAATAATTACAGCTAATTATGAATTGGAAAATAAAATAACACAACAACAAAACAAATATAAATTTACGCTGTTGTTTTTTGCAAACACTAAAAATATTCGTCAGATACTTGTAACTCAGTTAAATGGTGATGATAAAGCATTAGAAGTTAGTAATAGAATTATAAATTCAGTTTCTTTAAAACCATAAGTATGTTTCAAAATTTCGAATTTTTAAATCCACAGTTTTTATGGTTATTATTAGGAATACCGGTGTTAGCGGTTTGGTACTTTTTTACCCAAAATAAAGATAACGCAACTTTAACCATTCCAACTACTAAGGGATTTGAAACGTCTCCTTCAATTTTATCAAAATTAAAACCATTGCTCTATATTTTAAGGTTATTAGCATTAACATTATTAATAGTTGCATTGGCCAGACCAAGAAATGTTTCGGTAAGTAAACGAACAAAAACGAATAAAGGGATTGATATTGTAATGGCAATTGATGTATCTGCAAGTATGCTTGCACGAGACTTAAAACCTAACAGATTGGAAGCATTAAAAAAAGTAGCAACTGAATTTGTTAATGAACGACCAAATGACAGGATTGGAATTGTGGTTTATGCAGGTGAAAGTTTTACGAGAACTCCAATTACGAGTGATAAACGTATTATTAGAAAAACCATTTCAGAAATAAAATGGGGAGAGTTAGATGGAGGTACAGCAATAGGTATGGGGTTAGGCTCAGCGGTTAATCGTTTAAAAGAAAGTAAAGCCAAAAGTAAAGTTATTATTTTGTTAACTGACGGTGTAAACAATACGGGTTTTGTAGATCCAAAAACAGCAACAGAATTAGCGATTGGCTTAGGTATAAAAGTGTATACAATTGGGTTAGGAACAAATGGAACAGCATCCTTTCCTTACGCACAAGACCCAAAAACAGGAAAGTTACTCTTTAGAAATTCACCAGTTGAAATAGATGAAAATTTACTTCAATATATTGCAAAAGAAACGGGAGGTAAATATTTTAGAGCAACTGATAACACCAAATTAAAAGCAATTTATAACGAGATTAACAAGTTAGAAAAAACGGAGATTGAAGAATTTAAATATTATAATTATCAAGAACAATATAGATTTTTGGTACTATTGGCAGGGTTGCTAATAGTAATTGAAATAATTTTAAAACATACAATTTTTAGGAGTTTTATATAAATTTTTCTTAAGGAAATTAAAAAGAGTTATGTATCAAATAGAAGAGCCAACATATTTTGTGTATTTAGCAATTATTCCAGTAATATTTGTGATGTTTTTAATGGTCTTTTGGTGGAAAAAAAGAACTCAAAAGCAATTTACAACTAGTAAATTAATTGAAAAATTAAGTCCGGAAAAATCTACATTTAAATCCTTTTTAAAAATTATTGTTGTTAGTTTAGGACTTGCATTTTTAATTATTTCGCTTGCAAACCCTAAAATGGGAACAAAACTAGAAACAATTAAGCGTCAGGGAGTTGATATTGTTTTTGCTTTAGACGTTTCTAAAAGTATGTTGGCAGAAGATATTGCACCAAGTCGTTTAGATAAAGCAAAGCAAATTATTACTAAAATAATTGATAATTTAGGAAGTGACAGAGTAGGAATAATTGTATACGCAGGGAATGCATATCCCTTACTACCAATTACAACGGACCACGCAGCTGCGAAAATGTTTTTACAAAATGCCAATCCAGATATGGTTTCAAGTCAAGGTACAGCAATTAATGAAGCTATTGAGAGAGCCTTAACTTATTATGATGATAATGAACAAACAAACCGATTCTTATTTATTGTATCTGATGGAGAAGACCATGCTGAAAATGATTTTTCAGCTATAAATCAAGCTGTACGAGAGGGTATAAAAACGTATACTATTGGTGTTGGAACAGAAGGTGGAGGCCCAATTCCATTAAAAAATACTATTGGAGGAATTAGCTATAAAAAAGATAGTAAAGGAGAGGTTGTAATAACTAAAATGAAGACGCAAACGTTACAAGATATTGCTAACAAAGGAAAAGGGAAATACATCAACGGAAATAAAACACAAGAAACAATTAATACAGTTAGTGATTTACTTTTAAAAGCTGAAAAAAATGAATTTGAAACCAAACAATTTTCAGATTATAAAGATCAATTTCAATGGTTTATAGGTTTTGGTCTATTATTCTTAATAATAGATGTATTATTGCTTGAAAAGAAAACAAAATGGATTCAGAAATTAAATTTATTTAATCAAACAGAAGTATTAAAAAAATAGGTGATAAATGAAAAATATTTTATTCATAGTATTCTTATGTTTAACAACTGTTATTTTTTCTCAAGAAAAAACTTCTAAAAAGCTTGAACGTGAAGCTAGAAAAGAGATTAGAGAAGGAAACAAACTATACAATCAATTAAATTTTAAAGAAGCTGAAATAGCTTATAAAAAAGGACTTTCTAAAAATAAGAACTACCCTAAGGCTATGTATAATTTAGGGAATGCAATTTATCAACAAGATAGGTTTAAAGAAGCAATAAATCAATTTGAATTGGCTGAAAAAACAGTTAAAAATAAAATGGACAAAGCAGAAGCTTTTCATAATATGGGAAATTCTTTTATGAAGGAAAAACAGTATGGAAAAGCTGTAGAAGCGTTTAAAAATGCTTTAAGAAATAATTCAAAAGATGATGAAACACGTTATAATTTGGCGCTAGCTCAAGAGTTATTGAAACAGCAACAACAACAAAACAAGAATAATAAAGATAAAAACAAAGACAAAAACAACAAGGATAAAAACAACAAGGATAAAAAAGATAATAAAGAGGGAGATAAGGATAAGAAAGACGATAAGAATAAAGATAAAGACAAAGGAAAAGATAAAAAAGACAAAAAAGGAGATGAAAAGAAAAACAAAGACAAAAAACAAAATAAAGATAAACAACAGCAAAAACCTAGGCCAAATCAGTTATCTCCTGAGCAAATGAGGCAATTGCTTGAGGCTATGAATAATGAAGAAAATAAAACGCAAAAAAAATTGAATGCAAAAAAAGCAAAGGGGAGAAAAATAAAACAAGAAAAAGATTGGTAAAATGAAAATGAGAAGAGTTTACATACTAGCTGTTTTAGTGTTTACAACACAAATGCTTTTTGCTCAAGTTGAGTTTAAAACTATTGTAAGTAAAAATAAATTAGGTGTAAATGAGCGATTTAGAATTGAATTTATAGTAAATAAACAAGGTGCAGATCATTTTGTACCTCCATCATTTTCTAATTTTAAAGTTGTTGGAGGGCCTAGTTCTTCTGTAAATCAATCTTGGATAAATGGAAAATCAACCTATTCTCAAGCCTATATCTATGTTGTGGAACCTAAAAGAGAAGGTGAATTTACAATTCAACCGGCAAAAATAGAGTATAAAGGTAAAATAGTAAAATCTAACAAGGTTAAAATAACTGTAACAAAAGCAATAGAAATACCTAAAGACCCGAACAATCCAAATTATATTGCTCAACAAAATATTCATTTAGTGGCTGAAGTTTCAAATTTGAATCCATATGTTGGTGAGGGAATTTATGTAGTTTATAAGTTGTTTGTAAGCCAAAATATAAGTGTGAATGACTGGCGAGTTAGTGATTCACCTCAATATAATGGTTTTTGGAATCAAGATATTGAGGTGAAAAATGGCAATGTAAAAAAAGGGAGTTACAATGGAGAGCCTTACAGATATATTATTTTAAAAAAAGCAGTATTAATTCCACAGAGATCGGGTAAGTTATTAATTGAACCCATTAAAATGGATTTTTCAGTTGGCATACCAACAGGAAGAGGAGATTTTTTTGGAAATATGATTACTAGAAATATTAATTATACAACAAAATCAATTGTAAAAACAGTAAATGTTAAAGCATTACCAGAAAAAGGGAAACCAATGGGTTTTTCAGGAGCAGTAGGAGAGTTTGATTTTAAAGTTGAGACAACTAAAAATGTATTAAAAGCAAATGAGGCAGCTCAAATTAAAGTTGAAGTATCTGGAAGAGGTAATTTAAAACTTTTTGATATTCCAAAAATTACTACACCAGCCGAATTAGAAGTATACACCCCTGAGCATAAAGAACAAGTTGTAACATCTTTAAACGGATTGAGAGGAAGTATTCAAGATTCGTACACCATAGTTCCTCAATTTAAAGGGAAATATAAAATACCAGCAGTTACATTTTCATACTTTAATCCAAAAATTAAAAAATATATAACAATACAATCTGAAGCTATTATTGTTAATGTTACAGAAGGAAAAGAATTACTTTCTAACAATAGTAATTTAAATAATAGTAATAAACAACAAGTGGTTGCTAATGCTAATAATTTTAGATTTATTGCTTTAAAAACAACATTTAAATCAAAAAACAGAAAAGAATTTTTAAACTCAACTAAGTTTTACTTATTACTATTACTACCCTTTTTAGCAATTCCTATTGGTGTAATACTAGGTAAAAAAAGAGCGCAACGAGCAGGTGATGTATTTGGGAATAAAATTAGGAAAGCTGATAGGTTGGCTCGTAAATATTTATCTGAAGCTAAAAAACAATTGGGAAATCAAGAAGCATTTTACATTGCTTTAGAGAAGGCATTACACAATTTTTTAAAAGCAAAACTTTATTTGGAAACATCAGAAATTTCAAAAGAAAAAATTATAGATTTATTACAAACTAAAAAAGTTGATGAGTCATCAATAAATGAATTTATGGATGTTTTAAATAATTGCGATTTTGCCCGTTATACACCAACAACAAATGTGCTAATGAAGCAGGATTTTGAAAAAGCAAAAAAAGTAATAACCAACATAGATAAACAATTGTAAAATGAAAAAATTATTTTTATTTTTTTGATATTTTTTAGTTTGGTTTTAGAAGCTCAAAACGCAAATGAATTATTTTCAAAAGCAAATAATTTGTATAAAAATGGCGAATATTCAAAAGCCATCGAATTGTATTCTGCTATTGAGAAGCAAGGTTTAGAATCGGATGAATTATTTTTTAATTTAGGAAATTCATACTACAAACTTAATAAAGTTGCTCCATCTATTTATTATTATGAAAAAGCACTAAAAATAAACCCATCAAATGAAGATGCTTTAACTAATTTAAGTTTTGCAAAGCGTATGACTATTGATGTAATTGAAGATTTGCCAAAAACATTTTTACAACGGTTTTCAACAAATATTATTCAAAAATTATCATTTGATACTTGGGCTACTATTGCAGTTGTATCTTCTTTTTTAGTTGCTGTATTATTTTTGTTATACTATTTTTCTTTTTCATCTAAAAAGAAATTAGTATACTTTAATACAACAATATTTACGGCTTTTGTATTAATTATAAGCGTGTTTTTTGGGTATAACAATTATAAAACGGTAAAAAATAATAGAGTAGCTATCATTTTTGTGCCAAAAGTTGAAATTAAAAATGCTCCATCAACTAATAGTGATGAGGTATTTGTACTTCATGAAGGTACCAAAGTGATTATTTTAGATGAACTTGATAATTGGAAAAAAATTAAAATTGCTGATGGTAAAATTGGCTGGATATACGCCGATGATTTAAAAGAAATTTGATGTTTTTTTACAACAGTACTTATTTATTAAACAAGGATTCTATTTTTTCTTTTAAATGTTTTCCATGAATATTTACGGCAATAATTTTACCTGTTGAGTCAATTAAAAAGTTTGTTGGTAAGGCGGTAATTCCATATTCAGTTGATACGGGTGTGTTAAACCCTTCAACTGTAGAAACCTCTGTCCATACTCGTTTATCTTTTTCAATAGCTTTAATCCAGCTAGAACGCTTTGAATCTAGAGAGATACCATAAATATCAAATCCTTTTGAGTGATATAATTTGTACAAATTGTTTAATAATACACTTTCTGTTCTACAAGGCGGACACCAACTTGCCCAAAAATCAACTAAAGTATACTTTCCTTTAATAGTATTTAGTGAAATTATTTCACCGTTTTTATTTGGCATTTCAATATTTCCAATAAAACCCCCAATACTTGTTTTTTGAAGTAAGTTAAGTTTATTTTTAAGTTTTTGGGTAATTTCTATGTTAGAATGTGTTTTTTCAAAATTAGAAACTAAAGATTGTAAAAACGGTAAATTATCGCCACCATTCCATCGAGGTGAAGTAGCGTAAATAGCAATGGATGTCCCCATTTTATCTTTTACAAAAGTAATTAATTCATTTAAATGTTTTTTGTAATTTTCAACTTCAAGCTCTCTTAATTCAGCTATTTTACGTTCGTTTTCACCAGCCTTTTTTAAGGCTTTAATATTATTTCTAACAGATTTTACCAAACGGTTTAATGAAGCTACTCTAAAAGCCTCATAATCATTTAATAATTGTGTATCAACAGATCCTTTCACAGTTAAATTTTCAATAGAATTTCCATTAATTTCAATATTTTGACCTTTGTCAATAGCAAGTTCAATAGTTTTTTTATCAAAAGTTAAATTATAGATGCCAGGTTCTAAAAAATAAACAGAATTAAACCGTCCTCGATTATTAATTTTTAAGGTATCAATAAATAGTGTAGTTTTCTTTTGAATGTTTTTAATTTTTGATAATAACGCATAATTATTATTTAAACCACTTATCTTTCCTGAAATACTAAAAGAGTTAGGGTCTTTTGTTGAACAACTTAAAAAAATTAAAGTAAAGACAACGCTGAGAGAAATAAAAGAATTTTTAAAAGACATAAACTGTTTTTTATATTAGATTTTTAATTTTCGAATATAAAACAAATGTTTCATAAATCAATCACTCATAATTTTTTCCGATTTTTTTTCAACAATTTCTAAAAAATTTGGAAAAAGAGTTGGTGCCAAATTTTTAATAGGTTTATATAATATAGAATTTTGGGTCTGTTCTTCAGAAATAAAAGGGATAGTGTTATTTAGTTTGTTGAAAATAAGTAGAATAACACTAAATACAAGTCCAATTTTAAGAGCGCCAAAAACACCGCCAAATAATTTATTGAGCAAACCTAAAGAAGCAAAATCAGCTATTTTAGTAAATAATTTACCTAATAAACCAATAGCCAAAACTATAATACCAAAAGTAATAGCAAATGAAATAATAGTAATATATTTTTCATCCCAAGAAATATAGTTAACCATTAAATTACCAATAAAGTATGAAAAATGAATTGCACCATAAACACCTGCGATAAGAGCAATTAATGAAGCTACTTCAACAAACAAACCCTTTAAAATGCCTCTAATAAAGCCAAAAACTAAAAAAGCTACAATTATAATATCAAAAGTATTCATTTACTGAGTTTTTGTAAATATACATGAATGGATTTGTATATTTGCATTTGAATTAAAAATTTCAAATGTCAAGAGATCAAAAACTAAAAGAAGATTACGAACAGTTACTAGCAATTTTAGCAACTAAATTTGGCGAAGGTGAGCAACTAAATTTAGACGCAATTATTTATTTAATTGGCGTACAAGAATTGGGAAAAGGAACTATTGAATACAAAAAAGATGATAAAGTAAATTTAATGCATATAGCAATTTGCAGATTGTTAGAACCATTTGGGTATTATGAGTTTGATTTTTTTGACAATGATGGTTGGCCTCATTACAAAGTTTTAGAAGAATTACCTGCGCTAAAACCAGGAGAACAAACAGTACTTATAAAAGAGGCAATTGTATTGTATTTTAAGGAAAAGGAATTGATATAAGTACGAAACTGAATTTTTAAGATTAAATTTACCTTTACGGGTTAAATATTTGTTTATTTATAATTATAAGCTCTCCACGAGCTTGGAATAGTTTTAGCAGTTGGTAATTTAGAGTCTGAATTATAAAGCAGACCCGAAGATAACGATGAAAACACAAAAAGAAAAACGAATAGTAGGGGTGTTATAAATTTTTTGTTTTTTATGGATTTAAATTTAAATAACGGCTGAAATCAATACTAAAATACGTTCCTTATAAGGCTAAGTCTAAAAAAGGTTTAATACCATAAGGTTCGAAGGAGTATTAAAACTAGGTTGTTTATACTTCGACAGAAACAAAAACAGAAAAATTGCATTACAACACTAAAAAATTAACACTAACAAATAGTAAGCATTTACCGTACATATTTTATGGTTTTACCCTACCACAAAGTGAGATATTTTAAGTATTCTTGAAAATTAAAAATAAACACTTAAATTTAAACTTTTATGAAAAGAAAAGAAAAGAAAAGAAAAGAAACAACAAACTTTTAAAAAGGTAATATTCCTACTTGGAATATCCCTACTGCTATGGAATTGTAACAAAGAAGAAATAGGATATTTAGAGAATAGCGAAGCTAAAATAAGGCATATCTCTTATAGCGATTTTAAGGCTAAGGATAATTTTTCGCTATTAATTAACAAAATAGAACACAAATACTTTGATAGGTTAAAAGAAGCAGAAAAAAATAAATTTCAAGGAAAAACTGTTTATTCTACTAACAGTACTTTTTATATCCAAACCGATTTAATATATTGAAACCATTAAAGACGCTATTACGAATTATACATTTAAAATTGAAAGACCTCAAATAGAGAATATTAAAACAGAAAATTTAATTGTTTCTTTAAATAACAATACAAATGAAATTAAGTTATATCTTCTTGAAATGAATGAAAGTGATATTCAAAATGATATAAAGTTTTATCCATTAGATATAAACACAATAGACAGTGATGCTCTTTTTTCAAATAAAACAGCAATGATTAATGGAGTAGCTGTAACAGTACCTGATTGTACAACTATTTATTATCTCCCTTGTAATGGAATTCAAAATGCAGATGGTCACGCAGGAACTACCAACTGTGATGGTAGCACTACTATTTTAGATTTCTCTAATTGCGGTACAGGTTACGATGATGATGCTTCATCTTATGGCGGCGGAGGAATAGGAGCTCCTAACCCTACAGATAACTCTTCAACAAGTGGTGGAGGAACAGGAAGTACTACCAACACATCTAATAACAATGAACTTATTGAAGGAGCTATTGGTATTATAAGGTATAATACTACTGCAGCAAGTGCATTAAAAAACAACCTCCTATTAACTTCTAATCAAATAGCTTGGATAGGAGATTCTAAAAATAATACCGAAGTTACCCTTATTTTTAACTTCTTAGAAAAAAATAAAATTGGTGAGGATTATACCTCTGAAGCTAAAAATTTTGCTAAACTTGCTGTTGAAGCTTATGATAATGGTGGTGATGTGGATTGGGTGGATATGATTATTAATAATCTTTCTCCTAAAGCTGATTGTGTGTATCAAAAGTTAAAAAGTAATAGTACAGGTTTCAAAAATGCAATTAAGAAGTTTGATGGAGAATTTCCTGTAAGTCATTTAAATTTTATAATGGAAGATTTAGGTAATACAAGAGCGCAAACTCAAGCTCCTGACAATTATATTAATACTACTTCTGCTGATTATATCATTACAATTGCTCTAAATAATAATTCAAATATTCATGGTGTAAAATATAGACCAAATCTTATGACAGCCAAAACAATTGTTCATGAGGTTATACACGCTGAAATGTATAGGAAATTATTGTCTTTAGCTAATCAGGGACATTTGAGTTTTACTGGTTGGACAATTCAACAGCAAAAAGATTATATGATAAGTATTAAAAATAATTTTCCTGGAATTTATGACTACTATAGAAGGTATAAAAATTGGCAGCATCAACAGATGGCTACACATTATAGACAAACAATTGCTAACATTTTAAAAGAGTTTGATAATTCACTAAATACTGACCAGTTTTACATGGATTTAGCTTGGGAAGGATTGGATAAGACAAGTATAGTAGGATGGCAAGATGGTGTTTCAGAAAATGATAAAATTAGAATACTAAAAGTAATTTCAGATTACATAAATATAAATAAAAATGAAAATTGTCAATAATATAAAATATAAAATATTAATGCTTTTCTTAATCAGTACTATAAATTGTATTTCTCAATCTAAAAAAGAAACAGTTTACATACTATTCGATGGAAACAGTAAGGAGAAATGTAGATTAGAAGTAGAATATTCATCGGACAATGATGGTAGACTTGATGGTTATCAAACAGTAAATAAGTATCGAAAAAAATATAAGAATAATAGAATTATATTCGAAATTTATAATGAAAATTTTGTTTTTGATAAACAAAAATTTGAACCGGATACATGTAGCGTTCAAAATTTTAATAAAATAAAACTTGAGACAATCGAAAGTATTAACAAAAAAGTAAAAGATTCAGATTTAGGCTATCTTTTTAAGAATTCTCTTTTTAATAAAATTTATCTTGTCGAGAAAATATCTGAAACTAGAATAATTAAATATGAAGTTTATTGGGCTGGAGAATTGACTTCTGAATAATAAAGTTGAGTAGGTAAAGGTGGAAATCCAACACAAATATATGACTGATTACTATAGAATTTCGATTGAAGAAGGTTTAAGGGAATCCTCCACGTGGAAAGGTTGTTCCACATATTCACCTCCAAGTCTTTAATTCAAATTGGTCTCAAAGTTTGGATCCAGCAAATTATTTACAAACAAAGTTCGATTCTAACTACAACCCAATATCTAATAATTGTCAATAAAAATTTATATTATGAAAAAATAATTTTAATATTTAGCATATTAATAGTGAGTTTTACCTGTAAAGCACAGGATAATACCATAAATTATAATGAATTAACTATAAATGACATTAATTTTCTAGGGAATAATGTTAGTTTAGTAATTCAACATCTAGGTCAACCAAATACTATTGAAGAGTATTACTTTGAAATGCAAGATGTAATGTCACAAAAATATAAATATAATGACATTATATTTACAGTAATAAACAATAGAACTTATTCATTTGAAATTATAGGGAGTAATTATACTTTTACAAGTAATAATATAAATGTGGGAGATAATATTAACAAGTTACAACCCATCTATCCATTAAGTTTTACAAGTAAGAGTTCAGATGCATTATCTTTAGATTTTGTCGATATGGATAGGTTCATTATAATTTCTTTTAATTCTATAAATAACATAATTGATAAAATAGAAACATATAGTTATTAATAATACAAAAACCACAACCACATATATAAAAAACAGCAGAAAAGTGTCATACCAAAACCTGATACTTTTCTGTTAACTTTATAAACTAGACGAAAAAATCACAACGAATTAACCTGCTACTGTTCATTTACTCACCGTTTTGGTCTATACTTCGACAGAAACAAAAACAGAAAAATTGCATTACAACACTAACAAATAGTAAGCATTTACCATACATATTTTACGGTTTTACCCTACAACAAAATGAAATATTTTAAGTATTCTTGAAAATTAAAAATAAACACTTAAATTTAAACTTTTATGAAAAGAAAAGAAAAGAAAAGAAACAACAAACTTTTAAAAAGGTAATATTCCTACTTGGAATATCCCTACTGCTATGGAATTGTAACAAAGAAGAAATAGGATATTTAGAGAATAGCGAAGCTAAAATAAGGCATATCTCTTATAGCGATTTTAAGGCTAAGGATAATTTTTCGCTATTAATTAACAAAGTAGAACACAAATACTTTGACAGGTTAAAAGAAGTAGAAAAAAATAAATTTCAAGGAAAAACTGTTTATTCTACTAACAGTACTTTTTATATCCAAACCGATTTAATATATTGAAACCATTAAAGACGCTATTACGAATTATACATTTAAAATAGAAAGACCTCAAATAGAGAATATTAAAACAGAAAATTTAATTGTTTCTTTAAATAACAATACAAATGAAATTAAGTTATATCTTCTTGAAATGAATGAAAGTGATATTCAAAATGATATAAAGTTTTATCCATTAGTTACCATATATATATGAAAAAAATTTTGCTACTTATACTTGCCCTTATGTTAATTAAATGTTCAAATCTAAAGTATTTGGATGCTTATAATGGGTTGAAAGGGAAACCAAAAATGATAGAATCAACAACTTACAAAATTAATTTTATTGACAGTTTAGAAAATGAAATAGTTGCTTTCAAAATAATGTTTCATTTTGATTCAAAAGGGCGAATTCTAAAATGCCCACATTTAAATAAAGATGGGACAATAGGCTATGGTGAAACAAAGTATATTTATGACAAAAAAGGTAATATGATTGAATATATAAGATATGGTAAAGATAGTTTTGTAAATATTCAAAATAAATATGA contains the following coding sequences:
- a CDS encoding vWA domain-containing protein — its product is MFQNFEFLNPQFLWLLLGIPVLAVWYFFTQNKDNATLTIPTTKGFETSPSILSKLKPLLYILRLLALTLLIVALARPRNVSVSKRTKTNKGIDIVMAIDVSASMLARDLKPNRLEALKKVATEFVNERPNDRIGIVVYAGESFTRTPITSDKRIIRKTISEIKWGELDGGTAIGMGLGSAVNRLKESKAKSKVIILLTDGVNNTGFVDPKTATELAIGLGIKVYTIGLGTNGTASFPYAQDPKTGKLLFRNSPVEIDENLLQYIAKETGGKYFRATDNTKLKAIYNEINKLEKTEIEEFKYYNYQEQYRFLVLLAGLLIVIEIILKHTIFRSFI
- a CDS encoding vWA domain-containing protein, translating into MYQIEEPTYFVYLAIIPVIFVMFLMVFWWKKRTQKQFTTSKLIEKLSPEKSTFKSFLKIIVVSLGLAFLIISLANPKMGTKLETIKRQGVDIVFALDVSKSMLAEDIAPSRLDKAKQIITKIIDNLGSDRVGIIVYAGNAYPLLPITTDHAAAKMFLQNANPDMVSSQGTAINEAIERALTYYDDNEQTNRFLFIVSDGEDHAENDFSAINQAVREGIKTYTIGVGTEGGGPIPLKNTIGGISYKKDSKGEVVITKMKTQTLQDIANKGKGKYINGNKTQETINTVSDLLLKAEKNEFETKQFSDYKDQFQWFIGFGLLFLIIDVLLLEKKTKWIQKLNLFNQTEVLKK
- a CDS encoding tetratricopeptide repeat protein produces the protein MKNILFIVFLCLTTVIFSQEKTSKKLEREARKEIREGNKLYNQLNFKEAEIAYKKGLSKNKNYPKAMYNLGNAIYQQDRFKEAINQFELAEKTVKNKMDKAEAFHNMGNSFMKEKQYGKAVEAFKNALRNNSKDDETRYNLALAQELLKQQQQQNKNNKDKNKDKNNKDKNNKDKKDNKEGDKDKKDDKNKDKDKGKDKKDKKGDEKKNKDKKQNKDKQQQKPRPNQLSPEQMRQLLEAMNNEENKTQKKLNAKKAKGRKIKQEKDW
- a CDS encoding BatD family protein, translated to MKMRRVYILAVLVFTTQMLFAQVEFKTIVSKNKLGVNERFRIEFIVNKQGADHFVPPSFSNFKVVGGPSSSVNQSWINGKSTYSQAYIYVVEPKREGEFTIQPAKIEYKGKIVKSNKVKITVTKAIEIPKDPNNPNYIAQQNIHLVAEVSNLNPYVGEGIYVVYKLFVSQNISVNDWRVSDSPQYNGFWNQDIEVKNGNVKKGSYNGEPYRYIILKKAVLIPQRSGKLLIEPIKMDFSVGIPTGRGDFFGNMITRNINYTTKSIVKTVNVKALPEKGKPMGFSGAVGEFDFKVETTKNVLKANEAAQIKVEVSGRGNLKLFDIPKITTPAELEVYTPEHKEQVVTSLNGLRGSIQDSYTIVPQFKGKYKIPAVTFSYFNPKIKKYITIQSEAIIVNVTEGKELLSNNSNLNNSNKQQVVANANNFRFIALKTTFKSKNRKEFLNSTKFYLLLLLPFLAIPIGVILGKKRAQRAGDVFGNKIRKADRLARKYLSEAKKQLGNQEAFYIALEKALHNFLKAKLYLETSEISKEKIIDLLQTKKVDESSINEFMDVLNNCDFARYTPTTNVLMKQDFEKAKKVITNIDKQL
- a CDS encoding tetratricopeptide repeat protein; the protein is MIFFSLVLEAQNANELFSKANNLYKNGEYSKAIELYSAIEKQGLESDELFFNLGNSYYKLNKVAPSIYYYEKALKINPSNEDALTNLSFAKRMTIDVIEDLPKTFLQRFSTNIIQKLSFDTWATIAVVSSFLVAVLFLLYYFSFSSKKKLVYFNTTIFTAFVLIISVFFGYNNYKTVKNNRVAIIFVPKVEIKNAPSTNSDEVFVLHEGTKVIILDELDNWKKIKIADGKIGWIYADDLKEI